One genomic segment of Clostridium saccharoperbutylacetonicum N1-4(HMT) includes these proteins:
- a CDS encoding YitT family protein, giving the protein MDTYYKYKRNLIDVFFIFVGCMIASLGVNLFLVHAKLLSGGATGIALILEYTSKVPSGIVVLIINIPLILLSYKKLDKYFTIYTTVGMLSLSSSLIITKSMSHILNMDSDPLIFCIYGGVLCGIGYGLVFLRRGSTGGMDIVTMLIRKKYSNFNIGSLGFSLNLIIVIIGAIIFGLPQALYTIISLFIQSAVLDRMLKGFNSRKLLLILTSKEKEIIEYVIKDLNRGITSLFAEGEYTHCKKKMLYCIVSSHQMVELKSEIHHIDPGAFITIIDVSEVRGKGFLNI; this is encoded by the coding sequence ATGGATACATATTACAAGTATAAAAGAAATTTAATTGATGTTTTTTTCATCTTTGTAGGATGCATGATAGCATCTTTAGGAGTAAACTTATTTCTAGTGCATGCTAAGCTGCTAAGTGGTGGTGCTACAGGAATAGCTCTTATTTTAGAATATACTTCTAAAGTGCCATCAGGTATAGTTGTATTAATAATTAATATACCATTAATTCTTTTAAGTTATAAAAAGCTTGATAAATATTTTACAATATATACCACTGTAGGAATGTTAAGTTTATCAAGTTCTTTGATTATAACAAAATCAATGTCTCATATATTAAATATGGATAGTGATCCGCTTATTTTTTGTATTTATGGTGGAGTATTGTGTGGTATTGGGTATGGATTAGTATTTTTAAGGCGTGGTTCTACTGGTGGTATGGATATAGTAACCATGTTAATAAGGAAAAAATATTCAAATTTCAACATAGGAAGTTTAGGATTTTCCCTCAACTTGATAATAGTTATAATTGGAGCAATAATATTTGGCTTACCACAAGCTTTATATACAATTATTTCATTGTTTATCCAAAGTGCAGTTCTTGATAGGATGCTAAAAGGATTTAATAGCAGAAAATTGCTGCTTATTTTGACAAGTAAAGAAAAAGAAATTATCGAATATGTGATAAAGGATTTAAATAGAGGTATTACATCCTTGTTTGCAGAAGGTGAATATACGCATTGTAAGAAGAAAATGCTTTATTGCATAGTAAGTTCGCATCAAATGGTTGAATTAAAAAGTGAAATTCATCATATAGATCCAGGTGCATTTATAACAATCATTGATGTATCAGAGGTAAGAGGAAAAGGCTTTTTAAATATATAA
- a CDS encoding N-acyl homoserine lactonase family protein — MKVYVLDTGYLETDKNNVVGGATMGTYSQPFVKNEWIKLPVMAVLIDHPDGKILYDLGSNPEAMKGYWPKNLQEVYPLYQTKEQRLEKQLALCGTKPEEIKKVIISHMHLDHAGNLDMFKHAEVYVPKADFMQAQTQVRLNSNPITHGGYIKADLDVSVKQYHLVEEDFEFAKGVEIINLPGHTPGLLGIIVHLEKEGTLIFPQDCVYNSEIYGPPVKASGLLYDSLSFFKSINKVRALEKKYDAKVFFAHDEEFFNSIKKAPEYYE, encoded by the coding sequence ATGAAAGTATATGTTTTAGATACAGGATATTTAGAAACAGATAAAAATAATGTAGTTGGTGGAGCTACTATGGGGACTTATAGCCAGCCATTTGTGAAAAATGAATGGATTAAGCTTCCTGTAATGGCTGTTTTAATAGATCATCCAGATGGGAAAATTCTATATGATTTAGGAAGTAATCCAGAAGCAATGAAGGGGTATTGGCCTAAAAACTTGCAAGAAGTTTATCCATTATATCAGACTAAAGAGCAAAGATTAGAAAAACAATTAGCACTATGTGGGACAAAGCCTGAGGAAATAAAGAAAGTAATTATTTCTCATATGCATTTAGATCATGCAGGCAACTTAGATATGTTTAAACATGCTGAGGTTTATGTGCCTAAAGCAGATTTTATGCAGGCTCAAACTCAAGTTAGATTAAATTCAAATCCAATAACTCATGGTGGATACATAAAGGCAGATTTAGATGTATCAGTAAAGCAATATCATTTAGTTGAAGAAGATTTTGAATTTGCAAAGGGAGTAGAAATAATTAATTTGCCAGGGCATACACCGGGATTGTTAGGAATAATAGTTCATTTAGAAAAAGAGGGCACTTTAATCTTTCCTCAAGATTGTGTATATAATTCAGAAATTTATGGACCACCTGTCAAGGCATCTGGATTACTTTATGACAGCCTTTCTTTCTTTAAATCAATTAACAAAGTAAGAGCATTAGAGAAAAAGTATGATGCGAAAGTATTCTTTGCCCATGATGAGGAATTCTTTAACAGCATAAAAAAGGCTCCAGAATATTATGAATAA
- a CDS encoding methyl-accepting chemotaxis protein, with translation MEGKKVDTVLKAEQQKVRKHINPSNKFKNRSIKSELLITMLSIAAILTLGIILCVNVMLSKYYDKEINSKNEMVSNLISQNVSEFVDTTYKVTEDLAYNSDVRDGDKDIKEKVLKETKERNPYFELLYIQNDKGMQTGRSQGELADRSDRWWFTQAKNSLVPFVSKSYYSVSSKNPVTSIFIPLLQDNKFVGVMGADIKLGKLQELIKENSDEEAGRYSFIIDSEGVVVAHPDDQVIEQLYNYKNQTKTTGVKEGTSKEEPIQISDGLKEIVTQLMAGNSGSIQYKENGQNYYASYQNIKLAGNSLNWSVITVQKETSAKAIINRITQISIVAGLIILIIAAIIIMYMAGKISKPLKEMSQLLSVAATGDFTVKCSTKAKNEIKVLELSFNEMMSKMANLLASTKNLTQDIKDSSVTLTDKAVETSTVAKEISATAEEISDGAVNQANAAEDGARLGEKMDQEFNQLSEKTKLMVKEAINASKAIANGIQKVDDLKEKAETTVNIVEKTQESIESLNEKSKNIESILKALNEISEQTQLLALNASIEAARAGEAGKGFAVVAEEIQKLSQDSSNSTNDIAKIIMNIKQDISSGVDAMKEVKEVSEKQFVSVNHVNEAFTKITEATDEITNTIEYMEDFVGVMYSNNEQVVNAINNIAAISEETAACSEEVTASIQTQTEAITDVSKEAGKLKEKAELLEIEVNKFKI, from the coding sequence ATGGAAGGTAAAAAAGTTGACACAGTTTTAAAAGCAGAGCAGCAAAAGGTTAGAAAACACATTAATCCAAGCAACAAGTTCAAAAACAGAAGTATAAAAAGTGAGTTATTGATTACGATGTTATCAATAGCTGCAATTTTAACTTTAGGGATTATATTGTGTGTAAATGTAATGCTATCAAAGTATTATGACAAAGAAATAAATAGTAAGAATGAAATGGTATCAAATCTTATTTCACAAAATGTTTCTGAATTTGTTGACACTACCTACAAGGTTACAGAAGATTTGGCATACAATTCTGACGTTAGAGATGGAGACAAAGATATTAAGGAAAAAGTATTAAAAGAAACAAAAGAAAGAAATCCATATTTTGAATTATTGTACATACAAAATGATAAAGGAATGCAGACAGGAAGGTCACAAGGAGAATTAGCTGATAGGTCTGATAGATGGTGGTTTACTCAGGCAAAAAATTCTTTAGTGCCTTTTGTATCAAAATCATATTATTCAGTTTCGTCGAAAAATCCTGTGACATCAATATTCATTCCTTTACTACAAGATAATAAATTTGTTGGGGTAATGGGAGCTGATATTAAGCTTGGAAAATTGCAAGAATTAATAAAAGAAAATTCAGATGAGGAAGCAGGAAGATATTCTTTTATTATAGATAGTGAAGGTGTTGTTGTAGCACATCCTGATGACCAAGTTATAGAGCAGCTTTATAATTACAAAAATCAAACAAAGACAACAGGGGTTAAAGAAGGAACTTCAAAGGAAGAACCTATACAAATATCTGATGGTTTAAAAGAGATAGTAACACAATTGATGGCAGGGAATAGTGGAAGTATACAATACAAGGAAAATGGACAAAATTATTATGCATCATATCAAAATATTAAGCTTGCTGGAAATTCTCTTAATTGGTCAGTTATAACAGTACAAAAAGAAACAAGTGCAAAGGCAATTATAAATAGAATAACTCAAATATCAATAGTTGCTGGACTAATAATATTAATTATTGCAGCTATAATAATAATGTATATGGCAGGAAAAATATCAAAACCTTTAAAAGAGATGTCGCAATTATTATCAGTAGCAGCTACTGGAGATTTTACAGTTAAATGCAGCACTAAAGCTAAAAATGAAATAAAGGTTTTAGAACTAAGTTTTAATGAAATGATGAGTAAAATGGCGAATTTACTAGCTAGTACAAAGAATTTAACTCAAGATATAAAAGATAGTTCTGTGACATTAACTGATAAAGCTGTGGAAACTTCAACAGTTGCCAAAGAAATAAGTGCTACAGCAGAAGAGATATCGGATGGAGCAGTTAATCAGGCAAATGCAGCAGAAGATGGTGCAAGGCTTGGCGAAAAGATGGATCAAGAATTTAATCAGTTATCGGAAAAAACTAAATTAATGGTTAAGGAAGCAATTAATGCATCTAAAGCTATTGCTAATGGAATTCAAAAGGTTGACGATTTGAAAGAAAAGGCAGAAACTACTGTCAATATTGTAGAGAAAACTCAAGAAAGCATTGAAAGTCTAAATGAAAAATCTAAAAATATTGAAAGCATATTAAAAGCTTTAAATGAAATTTCAGAACAAACTCAATTGCTTGCCTTGAATGCGTCTATAGAAGCTGCAAGAGCAGGAGAAGCTGGTAAGGGCTTTGCAGTAGTAGCAGAAGAAATTCAAAAGTTGTCTCAAGATTCCTCAAATTCAACTAATGATATAGCTAAAATAATTATGAATATAAAGCAGGATATATCAAGTGGTGTAGATGCAATGAAAGAAGTAAAAGAAGTATCAGAAAAACAATTTGTATCAGTAAATCACGTTAATGAAGCCTTTACTAAAATTACAGAAGCTACTGATGAGATAACAAACACTATAGAGTATATGGAAGACTTTGTTGGAGTTATGTATAGTAATAACGAACAAGTAGTTAACGCTATAAATAATATTGCTGCGATATCTGAAGAAACAGCAGCATGTTCAGAAGAGGTAACAGCATCAATCCAAACTCAAACAGAAGCAATAACAGATGTGTCGAAAGAGGCAGGAAAATTAAAAGAAAAAGCTGAACTTTTAGAAATTGAAGTAAATAAATTCAAAATTTAA